The Loktanella sp. M215 genome includes a window with the following:
- the repB gene encoding plasmid partitioning protein RepB: MARKVTFDIPEDEEKQQSSSISPTRTQSRAPALSGMARSLQDAAQSSIQEISTDLIDDSEFQDRLALDDEDDIRELAESIDKQGQLIPILLSPEGGRYRIIYGRRRLAALRLIGKPAKALIRGLDEDQAILAQGQENSFRKDLSWIEKALFARSLIESGKDEGLVCDALNIDQKARKAGDKLTGLARMKQVTSCIPTELIQKIGAAPGVGRDRWYAAAKSYESLGFSGDEGFPAGNREFHDALMESRGSGKTSDERFAIFEGLLKQHKPPAPSAIKTKLGMVKVTKRNVIITVKNGDDGLHKWISENPEAALLALANAKAAGPEQIITPEKMEP; the protein is encoded by the coding sequence CTGCCCTTTCGGGAATGGCCCGTTCTCTTCAGGATGCGGCACAATCTTCAATTCAAGAAATCAGTACCGACCTTATTGATGATTCCGAGTTCCAAGATCGTCTGGCCCTGGATGACGAAGATGACATCAGGGAACTGGCTGAAAGCATTGACAAGCAGGGACAGCTTATCCCGATACTTCTGAGCCCCGAAGGGGGGCGGTATAGGATCATCTATGGGCGCAGGCGATTAGCGGCCCTTCGACTTATCGGCAAGCCCGCAAAGGCTCTCATCAGAGGCTTGGATGAGGATCAAGCGATTCTTGCACAAGGCCAAGAGAACAGCTTCCGAAAAGACCTCAGCTGGATCGAGAAAGCCCTGTTTGCACGTTCTCTCATAGAGTCCGGCAAGGATGAGGGACTGGTCTGTGACGCCCTCAACATCGATCAGAAAGCCAGGAAAGCCGGTGACAAGCTCACGGGACTTGCTCGCATGAAACAAGTCACTTCCTGTATTCCGACTGAACTCATCCAAAAGATCGGGGCGGCACCCGGGGTTGGACGGGATCGTTGGTATGCTGCCGCAAAGTCTTATGAGAGCCTTGGCTTCTCTGGAGATGAAGGGTTTCCGGCCGGAAACCGAGAATTCCATGATGCTCTCATGGAATCCAGAGGTTCAGGCAAGACCTCCGACGAACGCTTTGCGATCTTCGAAGGGCTCCTGAAACAGCACAAGCCCCCTGCCCCATCGGCAATCAAGACAAAACTCGGGATGGTGAAGGTCACCAAAAGAAACGTGATCATCACCGTCAAGAACGGAGATGACGGGCTTCATAAGTGGATCTCTGAGAATCCAGAGGCCGCTCTTCTCGCGTTGGCGAACGCGAAGGCCGCTGGTCCAGAGCAGATCATTACCCCAGAGAAAATGGAACCCTAG
- a CDS encoding helix-turn-helix domain-containing protein, with translation MRQVFSHTPALAERSSVPGTNPYRVIEPIRALRKELGLTPNDLVTLQALISFMPKKAGRTSPMTIVFPSNASLSERTNGLNERTIRRCIGHLVDAGLIQRRDSATRKRFPLRYGGLIRDAFGFDLQPMYDRERELTEHAEQLVGDQEKLRSLKAEALALRVEALRQAKDVETVSFLQNVRNILRRATLKADEIIELIKRLAELVGATIREFPAGNHDAQETMPDQMSGDDGQNVRHVEPTRLNIKKDRADAHSTSGFQDRRDPTIMAWTDLKNVSDFFPHEPKDHQSVLEILADVGKLLRIEQGRIMKHLRDRGPGQLLIALDELILRASTGQVKNNNAYLDAMMRQGN, from the coding sequence ATGAGACAGGTATTTTCTCACACACCCGCCTTGGCGGAACGATCTTCTGTACCCGGTACGAATCCGTACAGGGTCATCGAGCCGATCCGAGCGCTTCGCAAAGAACTCGGTCTGACACCAAATGACCTAGTAACACTGCAGGCCTTGATCAGCTTCATGCCGAAGAAGGCCGGACGAACGTCTCCAATGACTATCGTCTTTCCCTCAAACGCATCATTGTCTGAGAGAACGAACGGTCTGAACGAGAGAACGATTCGACGGTGTATCGGACACCTCGTGGATGCCGGGCTGATCCAGCGCAGGGATAGCGCAACCCGCAAACGGTTCCCTCTTCGCTACGGTGGATTGATCAGAGATGCCTTTGGCTTCGATCTGCAGCCAATGTACGATCGGGAAAGAGAGCTCACCGAACACGCAGAACAGCTTGTGGGCGATCAGGAAAAGCTACGGTCACTCAAGGCGGAGGCACTGGCTCTTCGTGTCGAGGCTTTGCGCCAAGCAAAGGATGTTGAGACTGTCTCATTTCTCCAGAACGTACGAAACATCCTACGCCGTGCAACTCTCAAAGCCGACGAGATCATAGAGCTTATCAAGAGGCTGGCAGAGTTGGTCGGAGCGACCATCAGAGAGTTTCCGGCCGGAAACCATGATGCTCAGGAAACAATGCCCGACCAAATGTCCGGCGACGACGGACAAAATGTCCGGCACGTAGAACCCACAAGATTGAATATAAAAAAGGATAGAGCAGATGCGCACAGCACCTCTGGTTTTCAGGACCGCCGAGATCCAACAATTATGGCTTGGACGGACCTGAAAAACGTATCGGACTTCTTCCCGCATGAACCAAAAGATCATCAATCAGTTCTCGAAATATTGGCCGATGTCGGAAAATTGCTAAGAATAGAACAAGGCAGGATCATGAAACACCTTAGAGACCGAGGTCCAGGGCAGCTCCTTATTGCACTCGACGAATTAATTTTGAGAGCCAGCACAGGACAGGTGAAAAACAACAACGCCTACCTCGACGCTATGATGAGGCAAGGAAACTGA
- a CDS encoding type II toxin-antitoxin system prevent-host-death family antitoxin, which yields MHELPEFKAADLTRHTSDLFDAAIRSPIAITKHRKPKFVLMSMDQYQQLARGTTQQAHMVDEMPEDLKAQMIEGLERDLTRADD from the coding sequence ATGCATGAGCTTCCCGAGTTCAAGGCGGCCGACCTGACGCGGCACACAAGTGACCTGTTCGATGCGGCCATTCGGTCGCCGATCGCGATCACCAAGCATCGCAAACCCAAATTCGTGCTGATGAGCATGGACCAGTACCAGCAGCTCGCGCGGGGGACCACGCAACAGGCTCATATGGTTGACGAGATGCCCGAGGATCTCAAGGCGCAGATGATAGAAGGGCTCGAGCGGGACTTGACGCGGGCGGATGACTAA
- a CDS encoding ArdC family protein, whose amino-acid sequence MARSRTPKFDASGVITNEIIRIIERGVLPWRKPWTAGGSCRPLRVGGEPYQGVNNFLLTMRTVMAGHSSPFWMTLPQANALDAKVRKGEKSSVVVYYGQSRRDAADEHDHSDGDDHSEEARIFRFQKSYRVFNACQIEGLPDSFFPDPEPVPEHPPSEPIPHMQAFFDAIDITTVFTGTEAYYLPPVDKVYMPSITRFQDPRNFYGVWAHELAHATKAPHRLNRDFGFSKFGNTSYAREEIVAELTSVFLGQTLGFTAHTLEMNTAYLHNWLRVLRSDKGAIFKHAADAQRACDYLIARSEAGRAGRSAKAA is encoded by the coding sequence ATGGCCCGATCCCGTACGCCCAAATTCGATGCCTCAGGGGTCATCACAAACGAAATCATCCGCATCATCGAGCGCGGCGTCCTGCCGTGGCGCAAGCCATGGACCGCAGGTGGCAGCTGTCGCCCCCTGCGCGTGGGCGGGGAACCCTACCAGGGAGTGAACAACTTCCTGCTGACGATGCGGACCGTGATGGCGGGCCACAGCTCTCCCTTCTGGATGACGCTGCCGCAGGCCAATGCGTTGGACGCAAAGGTCCGCAAGGGCGAAAAGTCCTCTGTCGTCGTCTATTACGGTCAAAGCCGGAGAGACGCAGCCGATGAGCATGATCACAGCGACGGGGATGATCACTCCGAGGAAGCCCGTATCTTCCGCTTCCAGAAATCCTACCGCGTGTTCAATGCCTGCCAGATCGAGGGCTTGCCCGACAGCTTCTTCCCCGATCCGGAGCCCGTGCCCGAGCATCCGCCGTCCGAGCCCATCCCGCACATGCAGGCGTTTTTCGATGCCATCGACATCACGACCGTCTTCACGGGCACGGAGGCGTACTATTTGCCGCCCGTGGACAAGGTCTACATGCCGTCCATCACGCGGTTCCAGGACCCGCGCAATTTCTACGGGGTCTGGGCCCATGAGCTCGCCCATGCCACGAAAGCCCCCCATCGATTGAACCGTGATTTCGGGTTCTCGAAGTTTGGCAACACGTCCTATGCGCGCGAGGAGATCGTCGCGGAATTGACCTCGGTGTTCCTGGGTCAGACGCTCGGCTTCACGGCGCATACGCTCGAGATGAATACCGCCTATCTCCACAACTGGCTGCGCGTCCTGCGCTCGGACAAGGGTGCGATCTTCAAGCACGCCGCGGACGCGCAGCGCGCTTGCGACTACTTGATCGCCAGATCGGAGGCGGGCAGGGCAGGGCGCAGCGCCAAAGCGGCCTGA
- a CDS encoding DUF6330 family protein encodes MSCKEPKTLRVACFKDGRRKIITFKRSAYWWRASEGAYPLSDALETIKENGGWVETIPNPNYRPKGLFG; translated from the coding sequence ATGTCATGCAAGGAACCCAAGACGCTGCGGGTGGCCTGCTTCAAAGATGGCCGCCGCAAGATCATCACCTTCAAGCGCAGTGCCTATTGGTGGAGAGCGTCCGAGGGTGCCTATCCACTCTCGGACGCGCTCGAGACCATCAAGGAAAACGGTGGCTGGGTCGAGACCATCCCCAACCCGAATTACAGACCCAAGGGTCTGTTCGGGTAG
- a CDS encoding DUF3768 domain-containing protein, which yields MSMTVQPQPDRPDPTVIAAQNDAFRKLACLGVPPAQPIQGRMHVTRSLMEAGDGFMAEAVKATGAFDTFEPENDPEGWHDFGAVEIRGETVFWKIDLYEADSDFRYGAETPDNPATTMRVLTIMLARDW from the coding sequence ATGTCCATGACCGTTCAACCCCAGCCAGACCGTCCAGATCCGACCGTGATCGCGGCGCAAAACGACGCGTTTCGCAAGCTCGCGTGCCTTGGAGTGCCGCCCGCGCAGCCCATCCAGGGCCGGATGCATGTCACCCGCTCGCTTATGGAGGCCGGCGATGGCTTCATGGCCGAGGCGGTGAAGGCGACTGGTGCGTTCGATACATTCGAGCCTGAGAATGATCCCGAGGGATGGCACGATTTCGGGGCGGTCGAGATCCGTGGCGAGACCGTGTTCTGGAAAATCGATCTCTATGAAGCAGACTCGGATTTCCGCTACGGGGCTGAGACCCCGGACAATCCCGCCACCACCATGCGCGTGCTGACCATCATGCTGGCGCGCGACTGGTAG
- a CDS encoding ParB/RepB/Spo0J family partition protein: MTTSFAPLTVAIGDLVPHPANVRSNSPETYDPENIAHLKASIAVLGLLQPLLVQQLDGKYAVLAGGRRHAALKELVADKATKGFTAKTKVDCRLVPEECDATTALSLAENITQAPMNAIDEFEAFARMMEVDGQTPETIAKTFGTTVAAVKGRLRYGLIHPDIRAAARGKVITLDTMKAFAEHPSQEAQREVFEALTKDGGYLQAYTVRQALKSRGVQVSDDIGAFVRADYKARGGAVAADLLEEHSVLEDAALVETILLEKLGAAAEEARMRLGFAWADAMVRYDYATMADYGRVYPGQIEPDEAAQKRINEITAELEKLQLEMEDEGLEDGAYNAVYDRVDALEEEARDLQEAYSAEDLARSGVIASWQGGQITLHVGLVRPEDTIKEEGARGSSASPTGEEAPDPGEITYPASLAEDLKTERAMALGAAMALHPEATLDLTLFKLVSDVLVSGMSVTQAIKIEARKEYRTHAKMDEIDETSLEQVAAAHDALDLSWLDDTRAPADQFAAFRALKAGEKAKLVAYATASTTQSCFARDRSRDSLMHAFEIEIMPDIRAHWTPNAALFNRFKKAWLLKILGKDLGLAQEAVTLASSSKKEIVAFCDKLFAEPFATLTDAQRAAVAAWCPPMMQTAGIAFDEAEPAAETPEPDSEVAQAA; this comes from the coding sequence ATGACCACAAGCTTTGCCCCTCTCACCGTCGCCATCGGCGATCTGGTCCCGCATCCCGCCAATGTGCGCAGCAACTCGCCGGAAACTTATGACCCCGAGAACATCGCGCATCTGAAGGCCAGTATCGCTGTTCTGGGCCTGCTCCAGCCGCTTCTGGTCCAGCAGCTCGACGGCAAATACGCCGTGCTCGCGGGCGGCCGACGCCATGCCGCGCTGAAGGAGCTGGTCGCCGACAAGGCCACCAAGGGGTTCACTGCGAAAACCAAGGTCGACTGCCGCCTTGTGCCAGAGGAGTGTGACGCGACCACGGCACTGTCGCTTGCCGAGAACATCACCCAGGCGCCGATGAACGCAATCGACGAGTTCGAGGCTTTCGCCCGGATGATGGAGGTCGACGGCCAGACGCCCGAGACCATCGCAAAGACCTTCGGCACCACGGTGGCCGCCGTGAAAGGCCGGTTGCGCTATGGCCTGATACACCCCGACATCCGCGCCGCGGCCCGGGGCAAGGTGATCACGCTCGACACGATGAAAGCCTTCGCCGAGCACCCGAGCCAGGAGGCGCAGCGCGAGGTCTTCGAGGCGCTCACGAAGGACGGCGGTTATCTGCAGGCCTATACCGTCCGTCAGGCCCTCAAATCCCGCGGCGTGCAGGTCAGTGACGATATCGGGGCTTTCGTGCGCGCGGACTACAAGGCGCGTGGCGGCGCCGTCGCGGCTGACCTTCTTGAAGAGCATTCCGTGCTTGAGGATGCGGCGCTGGTCGAGACCATCTTGCTCGAAAAGCTCGGTGCCGCTGCCGAAGAGGCCCGTATGAGGCTGGGGTTTGCCTGGGCCGATGCGATGGTGCGCTATGACTACGCGACCATGGCCGACTATGGCCGCGTCTATCCCGGCCAGATCGAGCCGGATGAGGCTGCCCAGAAGCGCATCAATGAGATCACCGCCGAGCTTGAGAAATTGCAGCTCGAGATGGAGGATGAGGGGCTCGAGGACGGTGCCTACAATGCCGTTTACGACCGCGTCGACGCTCTGGAAGAGGAAGCGCGCGATCTGCAGGAGGCCTACAGCGCCGAGGACCTCGCACGGTCTGGGGTGATCGCCTCGTGGCAGGGTGGGCAGATCACGCTCCATGTTGGTCTCGTCCGCCCGGAAGACACCATCAAAGAGGAGGGCGCGCGCGGCTCCTCGGCTAGCCCGACCGGGGAGGAGGCCCCGGACCCGGGCGAAATCACTTATCCAGCCTCACTGGCTGAGGACCTCAAGACCGAGCGTGCCATGGCGCTTGGCGCTGCGATGGCGCTGCATCCGGAGGCCACGCTCGATCTGACGCTCTTCAAGCTGGTCAGTGACGTTCTGGTCAGCGGCATGAGTGTCACGCAGGCGATCAAGATCGAGGCCCGCAAGGAATACCGTACCCACGCCAAGATGGACGAGATCGACGAGACCTCGCTTGAGCAGGTGGCGGCGGCGCATGATGCGCTTGATCTGTCCTGGCTCGATGACACCCGTGCGCCTGCCGATCAGTTCGCGGCGTTTCGCGCGCTGAAGGCCGGCGAGAAGGCCAAGCTCGTCGCCTATGCCACCGCCAGCACCACGCAGTCCTGCTTCGCGCGGGACCGATCGCGCGACAGCCTGATGCATGCGTTCGAGATCGAGATCATGCCCGATATCCGCGCCCACTGGACGCCGAACGCGGCGCTCTTCAATCGCTTCAAAAAGGCGTGGCTCCTGAAGATCCTCGGTAAGGATCTGGGTCTCGCCCAGGAGGCGGTGACGCTCGCCTCATCGAGCAAGAAGGAGATCGTCGCCTTCTGCGACAAGCTCTTCGCTGAACCCTTCGCCACGCTGACGGACGCGCAGCGCGCTGCCGTGGCCGCCTGGTGCCCGCCGATGATGCAGACCGCCGGTATCGCCTTTGATGAGGCGGAGCCCGCTGCGGAAACCCCGGAGCCTGACAGCGAGGTCGCGCAAGCGGCCTGA
- a CDS encoding regulator — protein MAILKFSASAVAAQIAHARACKTFLPNWNGPVDRPALILIVGNGVHLRSNGIDGTTTRIVTTEQADPSFALADGMNPFRDTDWMAQRRMAFRELTGQFYTDILDDVQVLIDRGRGAIRLATDGHSIRVFVRRASDYLIGGTYEVPSGLGGTFRVILKDACDTFAIVQNCGNCEDFDAMQPYRVPLDALMELDDRRAA, from the coding sequence ATGGCTATTCTCAAGTTCTCCGCGTCCGCTGTCGCGGCGCAGATCGCCCATGCGCGCGCCTGCAAAACCTTCCTGCCCAACTGGAACGGGCCGGTGGACAGGCCCGCCCTGATCCTCATCGTCGGCAATGGCGTGCATCTGCGCTCGAACGGCATCGATGGCACGACAACCCGCATCGTCACCACCGAACAGGCCGATCCCTCCTTCGCCCTCGCCGACGGCATGAACCCGTTTCGGGACACCGACTGGATGGCGCAGCGCCGCATGGCGTTTCGCGAACTGACCGGCCAGTTCTACACCGACATCCTGGATGACGTGCAGGTGCTCATCGACCGAGGGCGTGGTGCCATCCGGCTCGCCACCGATGGCCACAGCATCCGCGTCTTCGTGCGTCGGGCCTCGGACTATCTCATCGGCGGAACCTACGAGGTGCCCTCGGGCCTCGGCGGCACCTTCCGGGTCATCCTCAAGGATGCCTGCGACACCTTCGCGATCGTGCAGAACTGCGGCAATTGCGAGGATTTCGATGCCATGCAGCCCTACCGCGTGCCGCTCGATGCGCTGATGGAACTCGATGATCGGAGGGCGGCTTGA
- a CDS encoding DUF6927 domain-containing protein yields MGWLFYTDRRVQTYADEKAEIARLCTSHGDTRKTELVKACKVGSTWYAAAKVTSIDGSPVEDTTYVTDADGSITFGAVFLTRYDDGCWGYKDMEESAGPNESSAPLALIELLSDLKDEGSYAQDWRQRCRDWAAIPDYEEGDKIRLATPVTLTDGSTCQIVTATHYRRGRQKRRCYRIEETGGLVRLSKASLAGSELLSSAKGAASPVLAEYLAGQGG; encoded by the coding sequence ATGGGTTGGCTCTTCTACACCGATCGCCGCGTCCAGACGTACGCGGATGAGAAAGCGGAGATTGCCCGGCTCTGCACCTCTCATGGCGATACGCGCAAAACCGAACTGGTCAAAGCCTGCAAGGTGGGTTCGACTTGGTACGCGGCGGCAAAGGTCACAAGTATCGATGGCTCGCCGGTCGAAGACACAACCTATGTGACCGATGCGGATGGCTCCATCACTTTCGGTGCTGTCTTCCTCACCCGATACGATGACGGCTGCTGGGGCTACAAGGACATGGAGGAAAGCGCTGGTCCGAACGAGTCGAGCGCTCCCCTTGCGCTGATCGAGCTTCTCTCTGACCTGAAAGACGAAGGCAGCTACGCCCAGGACTGGCGTCAGCGCTGCCGGGACTGGGCTGCGATCCCGGACTACGAGGAAGGCGACAAGATCAGGCTCGCCACGCCCGTGACGCTCACCGATGGCAGCACCTGCCAGATCGTCACCGCGACGCACTACAGGCGTGGCCGGCAGAAACGCCGCTGTTACCGCATCGAGGAAACCGGTGGGCTCGTACGCCTGTCGAAGGCCTCGCTTGCGGGCTCGGAGCTGCTCAGTTCCGCGAAGGGTGCGGCCAGTCCTGTGCTGGCGGAGTATCTCGCGGGGCAGGGTGGCTGA
- a CDS encoding type II toxin-antitoxin system RelB/DinJ family antitoxin → MPAQTSMLHVRVDDQLKAQASDALAGVGLTLSDAVRILLTRVAAEGGLPAGLTADPDAYDAWFRAKVQEALDDPRPTTPHAKAMQDAQALIDGKRLAKS, encoded by the coding sequence ATGCCTGCCCAAACATCCATGCTTCATGTCCGTGTTGACGATCAGCTGAAAGCACAGGCTTCGGACGCACTTGCGGGCGTCGGTCTGACGCTCTCCGACGCGGTGCGTATTCTTCTGACCCGCGTGGCCGCAGAAGGCGGCTTGCCTGCCGGATTGACCGCTGATCCGGATGCCTATGACGCCTGGTTCAGGGCGAAGGTACAGGAAGCGCTGGACGATCCAAGGCCCACAACGCCCCATGCCAAGGCGATGCAAGACGCCCAGGCATTGATTGACGGGAAGCGCCTTGCCAAATCTTGA
- a CDS encoding type II toxin-antitoxin system RelE/ParE family toxin — protein MPNLEWKATAIADLLAIIDYISDDNPDAAQVLKDEIEHKTSLLPERPQMYRAGRVDGTREMVVRPNYIVVYAESPEMVTILRVLHAAQQWP, from the coding sequence TTGCCAAATCTTGAATGGAAAGCCACGGCCATAGCCGACTTGCTGGCAATCATTGACTACATCTCTGACGACAACCCGGATGCCGCCCAAGTTCTCAAAGACGAGATTGAACACAAGACGTCCCTCCTTCCAGAACGCCCTCAGATGTACCGCGCGGGCCGTGTGGACGGGACTAGGGAGATGGTTGTTCGGCCGAACTACATCGTGGTTTATGCTGAAAGCCCTGAGATGGTGACCATTTTGCGCGTTCTTCATGCTGCGCAGCAGTGGCCATGA